In the Rhizobium sp. BT03 genome, one interval contains:
- the tssK gene encoding type VI secretion system baseplate subunit TssK → MSWNNRVVWSEGLFLRPQHFQQADRHVEQLVRSRTAVLHGYGWGISELRLNRELLGLGKIAIEAARGVLEDGMPFSIPDEANQPTPYDVPPDFRDSLIHLAVPFYQPGALETDAQAGIDVPIRFAVSTEDVVDTNAGERGSASIDVARLDFRLLPDAADRSGYTCIPIARIIEVRADRQIILDETHVPPTPDCASSRVLSNYITEITGLLHHRGEALATRVSQSGTNRVAELADFLLLQAINRYEPYFCHLSKAAVVNPESLYVLMLQLAGELATFARVDKRAPTLGVYKHDSLAEAFLPVIQSIRASLGAVIEQTAVPVPLQRQKYGVHVAEVADRSLFTTSSFVLAARADIEVERLRREFPSQIKIGPAEKITELVNVALPGIIINPLPVAPRQIPFHVGFSYFEIDQNSRFWKDMPQSAGLALHVAGDFPNLEMALWAIRAGQNPHLS, encoded by the coding sequence ATGTCGTGGAATAATAGGGTCGTCTGGTCGGAGGGCTTGTTCCTCCGCCCGCAGCATTTTCAGCAGGCCGATCGTCACGTCGAACAGCTGGTGCGCAGCAGGACGGCGGTTTTGCATGGGTACGGGTGGGGTATCAGCGAGCTGCGGCTCAATCGAGAGCTGCTTGGTCTCGGTAAGATCGCCATCGAAGCGGCTCGCGGCGTCTTGGAGGACGGGATGCCCTTCAGTATTCCTGACGAAGCCAACCAGCCAACTCCCTACGACGTTCCGCCGGATTTTCGAGATTCGCTTATTCACTTGGCGGTACCGTTTTATCAACCCGGCGCTCTTGAAACCGACGCGCAAGCGGGAATTGACGTACCTATCCGCTTCGCAGTCTCCACTGAGGATGTTGTCGACACCAACGCTGGCGAGCGAGGCAGCGCCTCCATCGACGTAGCGAGGCTGGATTTTCGACTGCTGCCGGACGCGGCAGACCGGTCTGGCTACACTTGCATCCCAATCGCCCGTATCATAGAGGTCCGGGCCGACCGACAGATCATTCTGGACGAAACGCACGTGCCGCCAACCCCCGACTGCGCCAGCTCCCGGGTCCTCTCGAACTACATCACTGAGATCACCGGCCTGCTTCACCATCGTGGTGAAGCTCTGGCCACTCGGGTCTCCCAGTCGGGAACGAACCGGGTTGCAGAGCTCGCGGACTTCCTTCTGCTGCAGGCGATCAATCGGTACGAGCCGTACTTCTGCCACCTGTCCAAGGCCGCCGTTGTAAATCCGGAATCGCTGTATGTTCTCATGCTCCAGTTGGCGGGTGAACTAGCCACGTTCGCCCGCGTCGATAAACGTGCCCCGACCCTTGGTGTTTACAAGCACGACTCTCTCGCGGAGGCGTTTTTGCCAGTGATACAGTCGATCCGGGCTTCGCTGGGTGCAGTGATTGAGCAGACTGCGGTCCCCGTACCGCTGCAGCGGCAAAAATACGGTGTCCATGTGGCTGAGGTGGCCGACCGCTCTCTCTTTACGACCTCGAGCTTCGTGCTGGCTGCTCGGGCTGATATTGAGGTCGAGCGCCTCCGGCGCGAGTTCCCGTCTCAGATTAAGATCGGCCCGGCGGAGAAAATCACGGAACTCGTCAATGTCGCACTGCCCGGCATTATCATCAATCCCCTACCGGTCGCGCCGCGTCAGATCCCCTTCCATGTTGGATTCAGCTATTTCGAGATCGATCAAAATAGCCGCTTCTGGAAGGATATGCCCCAATCCGCCGGCTTGGCGCTGCACGTTGCTGGCGACTTCCCAAATCTCGAAATGGCTCTCTGGGCCATCCGAGCCGGACAGAACCCACATTTGAGTTAG
- the tssM gene encoding type VI secretion system membrane subunit TssM, whose protein sequence is MQSIKKALRWQWLRVGGAAIVCALIFTLGPHISVGGFAPLDSLRSQIAASMLIPVGYTVIYLIQSQLYKVQAYFEDLVQSRVSGALDAGGAEQKKGDPRPSDRSVGQASTLAERELEAIRHRFRETLTTLKGRRYAGGISRRWLYQRPWYVMIGPPNSGKTTAIVNSGLSFPMAARSGLRAAGGLAGTENCDWWITDDAVFVDTAGRYTVQEGDADRDKAVWRGLLRMLRRSRPRQPLNGVLVTIAISELNSTSEEVLADRARCIRERLLEVYRELRLQLPIYVLFTKSDLLAGFVEFFDDLGREGREAVWGFTFAQEASEDEGDPMAFAAAYDALVGRLNERLLERMQHESNLQRRALMFGFPQQVASLKHLTQQFLKEAFGGNSFQEPLMLRGVYFLSGTQIGMPFDRVANARSQTFEIAQPPCTALRGPGRNYFISRLLREVVFAEAGLVDANHRFDRRQRRIRYGAYTMIAAVIVTASVLWTFSYIRNVQLIESVRLMAGSYARGAEKLKLDRVESGDLRPILPLLQRLRDANGDSAGGRLSSSGLDQSKKIKVQTLAAYRRAVNTILLPRLMFRLETLLVERHDDDQFVYQALKVYLMLGQQGPLQRAVVKNWMAADWRVMFPAEADAGLRSALADHLDALMEGPLPHSELNGELIERSRAKLQTVSMARRVLDIIATSPEASRAPTWRLADHAGPLAQGVLARKSGQPLSEGVPGIYTRAGFYGTFLRLLPQVADAVAAEGWVLDSQVVAPIAAGDVSQKLRRSAADLYAQEFALRWDQLIGDMSIRPSGGIDDALRTLNTLSAPTSPMRLFLFAAAQELKLKQPPAPEDGLTKGDSVPQGEVLPSELEALFRSQPAADTPEAHVQLYMGDHFRWLHQLVEVPSNSQAGAQAPIDSALRDLGELYRSLSQAQGLAGSNILEHNGQAGVAIQQIEAGAADLPEPIRQWILGLSRHSSDLTVSGMRRGLASGWAGGPGDLCRRATEGRYPFASGSRRDIPLSDFARLFGRKAEIDTFFAENLSPFVDKSKGSWQFRPTSGVDFPIGRNTLAQFQRAATIRDTMFDDAGQVSVGFLLTVAETDPLTDQVVVDIDGQRLEHRRGTAAAAMHFHWPTAGGVGGASVAFIGFQGATLSKSGHWALFRLLNEADKQPLGGGDLIQVRLVSGRHWAVFNLQPDSVMSPLSRNLLSEFRCPDFL, encoded by the coding sequence ATGCAGTCAATCAAGAAAGCGCTTAGGTGGCAATGGCTCCGTGTCGGCGGGGCGGCGATCGTATGTGCCTTAATCTTCACGCTCGGACCGCATATCTCGGTCGGAGGATTTGCGCCGCTTGACAGCCTTCGCAGCCAGATCGCGGCATCGATGCTGATTCCGGTCGGATACACCGTGATCTACTTGATCCAGTCCCAGCTTTACAAGGTTCAGGCCTATTTTGAAGACCTCGTCCAATCACGAGTGTCGGGAGCGCTGGACGCGGGTGGGGCCGAGCAGAAGAAGGGAGACCCAAGGCCTTCCGACCGAAGTGTGGGGCAAGCCAGCACGCTTGCTGAAAGAGAGCTGGAGGCGATTCGTCATCGTTTCCGCGAGACCCTTACCACACTCAAGGGGCGCCGCTACGCAGGAGGTATCAGCAGGCGGTGGCTCTATCAGCGGCCCTGGTATGTGATGATCGGTCCGCCCAACTCGGGGAAGACCACAGCAATAGTCAATTCCGGGCTCAGCTTTCCGATGGCGGCGAGGTCCGGTCTGAGAGCCGCCGGTGGGTTAGCGGGTACGGAAAACTGCGACTGGTGGATCACCGATGACGCGGTGTTCGTCGACACTGCTGGGCGCTACACGGTACAGGAGGGTGATGCAGACCGGGACAAAGCGGTTTGGCGTGGCTTGCTTCGTATGCTCAGACGCTCCCGGCCACGGCAGCCGCTGAACGGTGTCTTAGTCACGATCGCAATCAGCGAGCTGAATTCTACATCCGAGGAAGTGCTCGCCGATCGCGCGCGCTGTATCCGTGAGCGGCTCCTCGAAGTGTACAGGGAGCTTCGCCTGCAACTGCCGATTTATGTGCTTTTCACTAAGAGCGATCTGCTGGCGGGATTTGTTGAATTCTTCGACGATCTGGGTCGCGAGGGGCGGGAGGCGGTGTGGGGGTTCACCTTTGCGCAAGAGGCGTCGGAGGACGAAGGCGATCCGATGGCGTTTGCCGCAGCATACGATGCGCTTGTTGGCCGCCTAAACGAAAGGCTGCTTGAACGAATGCAGCACGAAAGCAACCTCCAGCGTCGTGCGCTCATGTTCGGCTTCCCACAGCAGGTCGCTAGCCTCAAGCACCTGACGCAACAGTTCTTGAAGGAAGCCTTTGGCGGGAATTCGTTCCAGGAACCGCTTATGCTCCGCGGCGTCTACTTCTTAAGCGGCACGCAAATTGGCATGCCCTTCGATCGAGTTGCGAACGCCAGATCTCAGACCTTCGAGATCGCTCAGCCGCCCTGTACAGCGCTTCGTGGCCCGGGCCGTAATTATTTCATCAGCCGGCTGCTGCGCGAAGTCGTTTTCGCCGAAGCTGGGCTCGTCGATGCCAATCACCGCTTCGATCGGCGCCAGCGGCGGATCCGGTATGGCGCCTACACGATGATAGCGGCGGTCATTGTTACCGCCAGCGTCTTATGGACGTTCAGCTATATTCGGAATGTTCAGCTGATCGAGAGCGTTCGCCTAATGGCTGGCAGCTATGCCAGAGGGGCTGAAAAGCTGAAGCTCGACCGGGTTGAGAGTGGCGATCTTCGACCCATCCTGCCACTGCTTCAGCGGCTGCGTGATGCCAACGGCGACAGCGCGGGCGGCCGCCTATCAAGTTCGGGTCTCGACCAGAGTAAGAAAATCAAGGTTCAGACGCTCGCGGCGTACCGCCGCGCCGTGAACACCATCCTGCTGCCGCGGCTGATGTTCCGGTTGGAAACCTTATTGGTCGAGCGGCACGACGATGATCAGTTCGTCTACCAGGCGTTAAAGGTTTACCTGATGCTGGGTCAGCAGGGTCCGCTCCAGCGCGCGGTCGTCAAAAACTGGATGGCTGCCGACTGGCGAGTGATGTTTCCGGCCGAAGCCGATGCCGGCCTGCGCAGCGCGCTCGCTGATCACCTGGATGCACTCATGGAAGGGCCGCTGCCCCATAGTGAGCTTAATGGCGAACTGATCGAGAGGAGCCGCGCGAAGCTCCAGACCGTCTCGATGGCGCGCCGCGTCCTCGACATCATCGCGACCAGTCCCGAAGCCTCGCGGGCGCCAACCTGGCGTCTGGCCGACCATGCCGGGCCGCTGGCGCAGGGCGTCCTGGCTCGCAAATCGGGACAGCCGCTCAGCGAGGGGGTTCCTGGCATCTACACGAGGGCGGGGTTTTACGGAACCTTCCTGCGATTGCTGCCGCAAGTGGCTGACGCTGTCGCTGCAGAAGGCTGGGTTCTCGACTCACAGGTAGTCGCGCCGATTGCAGCCGGTGATGTGAGCCAGAAGCTGCGGCGTTCGGCGGCGGATCTCTACGCTCAGGAGTTCGCGTTGCGCTGGGACCAGCTCATTGGCGATATGTCCATCCGCCCGTCTGGGGGTATCGATGACGCGCTGCGCACCTTGAACACGCTGTCCGCGCCGACGTCACCAATGCGCCTGTTCCTTTTCGCGGCGGCGCAGGAGCTAAAGCTCAAGCAACCACCGGCTCCCGAGGACGGCTTGACGAAAGGTGACAGTGTCCCCCAGGGCGAGGTGTTGCCAAGCGAGCTCGAGGCACTGTTCCGGTCTCAACCGGCCGCGGACACGCCTGAAGCTCACGTCCAGCTCTATATGGGCGATCATTTCCGGTGGCTGCACCAGCTGGTCGAAGTGCCGTCGAACAGCCAAGCGGGCGCGCAGGCGCCGATCGACAGTGCTCTCCGGGATCTCGGCGAACTGTATCGCTCCCTCAGCCAGGCGCAGGGGCTGGCGGGTTCGAACATCTTGGAACACAACGGGCAGGCGGGCGTCGCCATCCAACAGATCGAGGCGGGGGCGGCCGATCTGCCCGAACCCATCCGGCAATGGATCCTCGGCCTCAGCCGCCACAGCTCGGACCTAACCGTCAGCGGTATGAGGCGCGGGTTGGCGAGCGGTTGGGCGGGCGGCCCCGGCGATTTGTGCCGACGGGCTACCGAAGGACGGTATCCCTTCGCGAGCGGATCCCGCCGGGATATCCCTTTGAGCGATTTCGCCCGGCTGTTCGGCCGCAAGGCGGAGATCGACACTTTCTTCGCCGAGAACCTTTCCCCATTCGTCGACAAATCCAAAGGTTCGTGGCAGTTTCGGCCAACGAGCGGTGTCGATTTCCCTATCGGCCGCAATACCTTGGCCCAGTTCCAACGGGCAGCCACGATCCGCGACACCATGTTCGATGATGCCGGCCAGGTGTCAGTTGGATTCCTGCTCACCGTCGCCGAGACCGATCCGTTGACAGACCAGGTGGTGGTAGACATCGACGGCCAGCGCCTCGAACATCGACGAGGAACGGCCGCCGCGGCCATGCATTTCCATTGGCCTACGGCCGGCGGCGTCGGCGGCGCTTCCGTCGCTTTCATCGGTTTTCAAGGCGCCACCCTCTCCAAGAGCGGCCATTGGGCGCTGTTTCGCCTCTTAAATGAGGCGGATAAGCAGCCATTGGGAGGAGGGGACCTTATTCAGGTACGACTGGTGTCCGGTCGCCATTGGGCGGTTTTTAACCTCCAGCCTGACAGCGTGATGAGCCCGTTGTCCCGCAATCTGCTGTCAGAATTCCGATGTCCAGATTTCTTATGA
- a CDS encoding type VI secretion system-associated FHA domain protein, whose amino-acid sequence MPLTLRVHSNRCSFPEYLVPGDAAGGLTTSRAGNSLVLPDDQQMVSKSHCSIECMARRYVLIDRGRDDTCQNDEAVPLPSEAPVARKTSDVIQIGAYMTDVVAVSPSISIAESAAEPEGQLAATSEELSLLGPLETASSLLAGNCTRGEEALLDLRDGEFLPLPFLGTRLDALAGMMRSPWDIYADSVPDRAPILTQPKVEQSSRQESSSGGHGFPCRLRLIIGRCPECRHRKRAGSCRENASVFRRAAQHTLRARAGEQLFRNKSSDEKTLSLVPDVGEALRAVLCNDSSGSLRGDLAVEQAFTDRGTHDVSFAVVQKALSSVRARLSLAGIEKAMGRPRSLLHRNHKARNRSAYVRVFNDVVSSIETDLLRSFGADFARPVRERSRPARRSHDESVRSEGKWAG is encoded by the coding sequence ATGCCCCTCACGCTACGTGTACACAGCAATAGATGTAGTTTTCCGGAATATCTCGTGCCGGGCGACGCGGCTGGTGGACTGACTACCAGCCGAGCAGGCAACAGCCTGGTTCTGCCGGATGATCAGCAGATGGTCTCGAAATCCCACTGCTCAATCGAGTGCATGGCACGGCGATACGTACTGATCGACCGAGGCCGCGACGACACATGTCAAAATGACGAGGCGGTGCCGCTTCCGTCAGAGGCGCCGGTCGCCCGGAAAACCAGCGATGTTATTCAGATCGGCGCCTATATGACCGATGTCGTCGCGGTGTCGCCTTCGATATCCATTGCGGAGAGTGCCGCCGAACCGGAGGGACAACTTGCAGCGACAAGTGAGGAGTTGAGTCTTCTTGGCCCCCTCGAAACGGCCTCGTCGCTCCTGGCGGGCAATTGCACCCGGGGTGAAGAAGCGCTGCTGGACCTGAGGGACGGCGAGTTCCTACCATTGCCGTTCTTAGGCACTCGTTTAGACGCGCTGGCGGGCATGATGAGAAGTCCGTGGGATATCTACGCAGACAGTGTGCCAGATCGGGCCCCCATCTTGACGCAACCCAAGGTGGAGCAATCATCTCGCCAAGAATCATCGAGCGGCGGTCACGGCTTTCCTTGCCGCCTGCGGCTTATCATTGGCAGATGTCCGGAATGCCGGCATCGTAAGCGTGCTGGATCGTGCAGGGAAAATGCTTCTGTATTCCGCCGCGCTGCACAGCATACTCTCCGAGCGAGAGCTGGCGAACAATTATTCAGAAATAAGAGTTCCGACGAAAAAACCCTGAGTCTCGTTCCCGATGTCGGCGAGGCGTTGCGCGCAGTTCTGTGCAATGACTCCAGCGGGTCCCTCCGCGGAGACCTGGCCGTTGAGCAAGCCTTCACCGACCGTGGGACGCATGACGTGTCATTCGCGGTTGTGCAGAAGGCTCTGTCCAGCGTCCGTGCACGCTTGTCCCTAGCAGGGATCGAGAAGGCGATGGGGCGGCCCCGTTCCCTTTTGCACCGCAACCATAAGGCGCGAAACCGGAGTGCGTACGTGCGCGTCTTCAATGACGTCGTATCGAGCATCGAAACCGATTTGCTCCGGAGCTTCGGCGCCGACTTCGCGCGCCCAGTGCGAGAGCGTAGTCGACCCGCCCGCCGATCCCACGATGAGAGCGTCCGCTCCGAAGGGAAGTGGGCGGGTTGA
- a CDS encoding LysR substrate-binding domain-containing protein, which translates to MNVMKRYVEKEVTDQLAYRRKMLQDWRGERLTGHQINLASIDLNLLVALEALLEYRNVTHAGQHIGRSQPAMSRALGRLRGMFNDDLLVRSSTGLIPTPQGEHLAQRLPSALRTIREMVTSRSVISKEWGRGATLAIPDHQALAVLPRLLPWLRERAPHLDTLACLPFDRAVRGLEQGDIDLAVGHIDVQLPGYFRRSLYTDRFACLLRHDHPALAQEWTIDNFATLRHAAISTDSPDHFGPIYDHLPNLREDRSPILFSSVLTAAVVASGTDLVLLVPRRVATQVSAMLPLRVVDPPLEPAPYKVMLIWHERCHHDPQHKWLRKEVAAALETGAD; encoded by the coding sequence ATGAACGTCATGAAACGCTATGTAGAAAAAGAGGTGACGGATCAACTCGCTTATAGGCGAAAGATGTTGCAAGATTGGAGAGGAGAGCGCCTCACTGGACACCAGATAAACTTGGCATCAATAGACCTCAACCTCCTGGTCGCGCTCGAGGCTCTGCTCGAATACCGGAACGTGACGCACGCGGGCCAGCACATCGGGCGGAGTCAACCGGCGATGAGCCGGGCACTGGGAAGGCTGCGCGGCATGTTCAATGATGACCTGCTGGTGCGGTCTTCAACGGGTTTGATCCCAACGCCGCAAGGCGAACACTTGGCTCAAAGGCTGCCGTCGGCACTGCGTACGATCCGAGAGATGGTGACAAGCCGCAGCGTAATCTCAAAAGAATGGGGGAGGGGGGCAACGCTGGCGATCCCCGATCATCAAGCTTTGGCTGTACTACCGCGCCTCCTGCCGTGGTTACGCGAGCGTGCCCCTCATCTCGACACACTCGCCTGTTTGCCGTTTGATCGTGCCGTGCGGGGGCTTGAGCAAGGTGATATTGATTTGGCCGTTGGGCATATTGACGTGCAACTGCCTGGCTATTTTCGGCGCAGTCTCTATACAGACCGCTTCGCGTGTTTGTTGCGCCACGACCATCCCGCGCTGGCGCAGGAATGGACGATCGACAACTTCGCGACCTTGCGTCACGCTGCCATCAGTACGGACTCCCCCGACCATTTCGGCCCGATCTACGACCACTTGCCCAACCTGCGAGAGGATCGTAGTCCCATACTTTTTTCCAGCGTTCTCACGGCAGCGGTGGTGGCTTCGGGGACGGATTTGGTATTGCTCGTCCCGCGCCGCGTTGCGACCCAAGTTTCCGCGATGCTGCCGCTTAGGGTTGTTGATCCACCCCTCGAGCCGGCACCGTACAAGGTCATGCTCATCTGGCACGAGCGGTGCCATCACGACCCGCAGCATAAATGGCTGCGCAAGGAGGTCGCCGCAGCGTTGGAGACGGGAGCAGACTGA
- the icmH gene encoding type IVB secretion system protein IcmH/DotU yields MVVIEETMPKSQPLVLLHAEEQLAVPSPSSPVADELTWEMLALDRLNPLVAAAAALLGLSAQLKSSASHIDVEALRLRVLREIDAFERRITPLGLPSRAIKVCKYALCATIDDIVLNTAWGSNSVWTTRSLVGSLFSDTWGGERFFDLLTQLKNEPAINIELLELLYYCMRLGFEGRYRVTAGGAAELSVLCEDVYRLIRAARGDFERELSPHWRRNSNNPKPRRTIVPIWAVVAFGAGLLLSIYTGLLHALNARADAVFNDIATLPPNGVVRSARIALPPKVVMSSDRLRNFLEPEIREGLVTVSEDPQQIVVIIRASGMFDSASPEVKKMFLPLLLRIGRSLNGESGSVLLTGHTDAIPVQSLAFPSNDSLSLARASAAAEIIKSMMDDPGRVREEGRGSGEPVASNHTPEGRARNRRIQIIITKTQ; encoded by the coding sequence ATGGTGGTGATTGAGGAAACGATGCCAAAATCCCAGCCACTCGTCCTCCTTCACGCCGAGGAGCAGTTGGCTGTCCCTTCGCCGTCATCGCCAGTGGCGGACGAACTTACCTGGGAGATGCTTGCGCTCGACCGACTTAATCCACTGGTCGCGGCCGCGGCGGCGCTGCTGGGTCTCAGCGCTCAGCTCAAGAGCAGTGCTAGCCATATCGACGTTGAAGCACTGCGCCTTAGGGTGCTGCGGGAGATCGATGCTTTTGAGCGTCGGATCACGCCGCTCGGATTGCCCTCGCGAGCGATCAAGGTCTGCAAATACGCCCTCTGCGCGACCATCGATGACATCGTTCTGAACACAGCCTGGGGCAGCAACAGCGTCTGGACGACGCGCAGCTTGGTGGGATCGCTGTTCAGCGATACCTGGGGCGGCGAGCGCTTCTTCGATCTGCTGACGCAATTGAAAAATGAACCGGCCATCAATATAGAACTGCTGGAGCTGCTCTACTACTGCATGAGGTTGGGCTTCGAAGGCCGCTACCGCGTCACTGCGGGAGGAGCCGCAGAGCTCAGTGTGCTGTGCGAAGACGTCTACCGCCTGATCCGAGCAGCCCGTGGTGACTTCGAGCGCGAACTATCCCCGCACTGGCGGAGGAACTCAAATAATCCGAAGCCACGCCGCACAATCGTTCCAATCTGGGCCGTCGTAGCGTTTGGGGCAGGATTACTCCTCTCGATCTATACCGGACTCCTGCATGCATTAAATGCCCGCGCCGACGCTGTCTTCAACGATATCGCGACATTGCCGCCGAACGGCGTTGTCAGATCGGCGAGAATCGCATTGCCACCAAAGGTTGTTATGAGCAGCGACCGACTGCGTAACTTCCTCGAGCCCGAAATCCGCGAAGGGCTTGTCACTGTGTCCGAGGACCCACAGCAGATCGTCGTTATCATTCGCGCCTCCGGGATGTTCGATTCTGCTAGTCCGGAAGTGAAGAAAATGTTCCTGCCGCTTCTTTTACGAATTGGTCGTTCTCTGAACGGTGAGTCGGGATCGGTCCTCCTGACCGGGCACACCGACGCCATTCCGGTGCAATCACTCGCCTTCCCTTCAAACGATTCCCTTTCGCTCGCGCGTGCGAGCGCAGCTGCCGAGATTATCAAATCCATGATGGATGACCCAGGCCGCGTGCGAGAAGAGGGCAGAGGGAGCGGAGAACCGGTCGCTTCGAACCACACGCCCGAGGGCCGCGCGCGGAACCGTCGGATTCAAATCATCATCACAAAGACACAATGA